Within Dysgonomonas sp. HDW5A, the genomic segment TCGAAATAACCGCACATCTCCAGACCTCTCCACCACGTGGTATTGCAATATTGACAGCATAGCTACCCAATACAGAATACACTAAGCTTGATGTTGGAGGATGATAGCCCAGTGGCTCTATCAACAACTTCCATCTGAAACCCCGTATAACGTTGCCTAAGGCACCAAAAATAAGGGAAAACAAAAGGATAGCAAAGTTAGCATCCTTGATAGTGATCCACATTTTACCAAAATCCGTGTCACGGTATAAAAGCCACAACACTGCTACCCCTAGAGCTAAAGGGATAAGTACTTTCAAAAATTTACTTATTACTGATCCTTCTTTCTGAGGTTCGTCGGTTTGATTAATATCCATTATGTTTACTTATTCGGTGTAAATGAATAGCATTGATGCGTATTACAATGATAAATTCATTAACTTTGTTCGTTGCAAATATAAGGATATTTAATAAAATGAGGTCTCAGACCTTTTTATTTCTTTAAGTAAGGGTGACGCTGTGTGTTCGCCGATAGACTACAGCCACACATGTACAACCTATAAGTATAAAATATAGCATTAAATAATTTGCATTACTGAATAATAACAAGCTTTGATTGTTACACCAGCCAAAGCAATAAACGAGTCTTAGACTTTAAGATATATAGATGGGAGACGTAAGAGCAAAGAAATTTCTGGGACAACATTTTTTGAAAGATTTGCAAATAGCTAAGCAAATAGCTGATACTTTAGACGATTTTTCGGATGTTCCCATCATAGAAGTTGGTCCCGGAATGGGGGTGCTGACCCAGTATTTGCTCGAAAAAAATCGCGATCTTACCGTTATAGAAATTGACCGCGAATCGGTTCCATATCTCAACCAACATTTTCCTGCTCTAAAAGGACATATCATCGAAGGTGACTTCCTGCAACTGAATCCAACGGATATTTATCCCGATCAGTTTTGCATTATAGGTAACTACCCTTATAATATCTCTTCTCAAATATTCTTTAAAGTTCTCGATTACCGAAAGCATATTCCATGCTGCTCGGGGATGCTTCAAAAAGAAGTTGCCGAACGTATTGCATCGAAACCCGGTAAAAAAGCATACGGAATACTTAGCGTGCTCCTACAGGCATGGTACGATATCGAATATCTGTTTACGGTAAGCGAAACTGTTTTCGATCCACCTCCCAAAGTAAAATCGGCTGTCATACGATTGGTACGTAATAACAGAGAAAGCTTGGGTTGCGACGAGAAACTGTTCAAGACAGTTATCAAGACTTCTTTCAACCAACGCCGCAAGACATTACGTAATTCGATGAAACCGTTGTTGGGCAAAGACAATGCTATATATACAGACCCTATTTTTGAGAGACGTCCCGAACAATTGTCAGTGGAAGAATTTGTATATTTGACAAACCTTACACGTGAACACATGCCGCAAGGTGCAGAAGACGCCGGCATCAGACGTAAAGAATAGGGGTCACAGACCCTGTTTATTGCTTTGGCAAGACAACAGAACAGTTAACAACCAGTAACTCATAACTAAATACTTATTATGTCTGAAGTAAGATTATTCTATCACAAAGACAATGTAATTCGTATCAGTCGCAGTATCGAGTTCTTGAAGACTAATCCAATTAAGAATTTTCTGTGGATAGACTTGAACAACGTTGATGAAGAAATAGAGAACGAATTAGAGGATTATCTGAAAATATATATTCAGGAAGAGGAAGAGATGATAGAGATCGAGATGTCATCCCGATATATAGAAACATACGATTCGCTGGTTGTCAATTTTAACTTCTTACGTCCCAATTTCGAGAAAGAATTGGTCTCATTCATTCTCAAGAATAATATACTGATAACTGTTCGCGACGAGGATCTTACTTCGTTTCAGGAAACAGTAAAGAAGATATCAGCCAACCCACGAAATTACCCTACAGGCTATCATGTGTTTGTTGCATTACTCGAAACACGGGTAGAGGTAGATGCTGATATGATTGAGGAAATGACTCAAAAGATTACCACCCTGAGTAATACGCTGACTATGGAAGAAGCCGACGAAGAGCTGTTGATGGAAATCAAAGACCTTCAGGAAAAGACTATGATGCTGCGCGAAAATATAATCGAAAAGCAACGAGCTGTATCGAGCATGTTAAAGAGTGAATTAATCAACAGAGAGCTGCATGGCAAACTCACCATTATCGTAAAGGATATAAACTCACTACTCGAACATATCAAGTTTAGCTTCGACAGACTTGACTATCTGCAAGATACATTCCTCGGATTTGTTAATATTGAGCAGAATAAAATCATCAAGATATTTACCATTATTTCGGTAATATTTATGCCCCCTACCCTTATTGCGAGTATCTACGGAATGAACTTCGACATCATGCCCGAACTCAAATGGGACTATGGATATGTTGTAGCCATAGGTTTGATGTTAGCTTCATCGGGAGGTATACTTGTTTTCTTCAGGCGGAAAAGGTGGTTATAGAAACAACAGAATATAAGTAGTGACAAAAAGGTTACATCAGTAAATATATTTGTCACTTTTGACCACAAGTTAATCCTCTATAATTAAACACTTTAAATCGAAAAAGATTACAAAAGTGACAAAAGTGACACACAAAATACGCTTTTCAATCCCCACTAATATATTCAGTTAATTTACAAATAGATAGACTATAATAAAAATATAAAAGTGACAGGTATTGTCACTTTTATAATCTTTGTCACCTTTCTATTATCTTAAGGTCTGCTTCAAAGACCGCTTTGTCTATAGATAAATTATGCTACACATCCGTTCAGGCTAAAAAAACAATTGCCATCCTGTTTAGTCATCCGCCAGCATAGACTTGATTTCTGCTTCTATTTGGGGATATTCTTTCCCCATCGAATATATCAAGCCTCTGAGTATTTCATATTTATCTGCACATTCTCTTATTTCAGCTTTATCTTTCTTATGATTCCTCCAAATAAATAGGACAAATGCAAATAGAACACAGAAGACAATTAAGCCGATTATAAGCAAGAAATTAATATGCGACTTGAATTCTTGTACTTCTCTTTCCTTTTTTACTAAGTAGTAGTTTTTGTCAGCAGCTAATAAAGCCGGTGCATCTGCTTCTTTTGCGATCTGCTCTTTTGTTATTTTTTCGAGTTCACTATATTCGAATGCCTGTTTGTAATCGCCTAATTGTTTATAATACTCAGTAAGAGCGGCATACATCTCTTTAGCTGTATATTTATATGTTACTTCGGGAAGATCGGCAATTACCAAATCTGCATATTGTTTAGCTGACTTAGTATCTCCTTTTTTGTTATAAATATCCAAGAGACTGATTCTCATTTTTCGAATATTTTCTTCATCAGTAAAAGATAAGTTTAAAGCCGATTCAAAATATTTTATAGCTTTTTCATACTCCTTTATTTTATAACACAACACCCCTAAGTTTTGCAAAGAAAAGCTTTGATACTTTTCATTATTTACATCGACTGATTTATTTAAAGCTTTATTATAGTAAAAATAAGCACTATCAAATTTATTACTTTCTTCATACGACAGACCTACATTAGTAAATGTCTCTATCTCCAATTGACTTATATTTTCCAACTTACCATAATACGTCAAAGCTAATTTGTAATTACAAATAGCACTATCCAAAAGATTCTCTTTATAATAAATATATCCTACATTATTAAAACTCTTGGCTGCCAATAAATAATTCTGTGATTTGTCGGCTGCGTTGGCACTATACATAAAAGATTCTAAGGATTGAGGTAATTTATTATTCACATAATATACCCATCCTGAATAATAATTGGCTAGTGCCGAGTTCTGAGCATCTCCTTCATTATTAAAATAGCTCTGAGCCTCAAAAATCAAGGTATCTTTGGTTATATCAGCTTTAGTTTCCTTTTTTGCTCCTACATAAGCCACTATATATTTCATATAATCATCCTTATCCATTTTCTCAGGATTCTTAATAGAGTCAAGCAAATTAAGCGTTATATCAGGCTTACCAATAACTAAGCTATTCTGAGCTTGTTCCAATAATTTCTCTTGAGAGTCATCTTTTTGGCAAGAAAACAAGGATAGTCCTATCAATAGACAGAATAAGTATTTAAGTCGTAGTTTCATTAAGGAAAGTTTGAAGTGTAAGAATAAAATTACTGTTTATCAAGGTTTTCATCAACCTTCAAGATGGTATCAGTAACAGGAATAATCCCATTGTCTTCTTGAGGGAGAGTCGATCTTGTGATAGTATTAGCATCCTGCATGCCACCTCCGGCTCCAACTCCTTTATCCATTTCATCTTCACACGAGGTAAATAATAATAAGATAGTTGTACTAATTGCAATCAGTAAAGTTTTCATAGTTTATATTATTTCATGCGTATTTTTGTAATTGGTCAAAAATAAAATAATTATTGTTTCTATCCCAACCTTCTCTTGCGATAGAGTCTTTTTTATAAATTTTCATTTCAATTATTAGATTAATATTAGATTTTAAGAGCAAAATAAAAAAACTTCGCCAACAAGTATCCTTAGACTGCTAAAGAATACCTGTTGGCGAAATATATGATAGTAAAATAGAATAAGCTTATTTCACCTTTCTTCTAATTATCAAAATATTCAACAAAGAGAGTAGTACGAAAATAGTAATTCCTATAAGTAGTGTATATACCGAAAACCGAGCCTCAGCCAAAGGAAGCAGTTTTCCTATAAAATGAAGGTATTGTGCCCTGACAACAAAAGTTATAGCTAAAGACAGAGCCAAAATGACCAGATTGAGACCTACAGCTAACCATTCGTAGGGCTTTACAACAATAGATTTACTATACCCTATCAATCGTAAAGTCCTTAACTTATTCATATTTTTTTCGAGTAACAAATAGATACTCAATACCAATATAAAGAAAGACAATACACATATTAATACACCTACCGAAACCACAATTCCAATTATAATTTTCAGGAAGAAAGACATCTTACTGGCAGTTGTATTGTCTCCACTAATCTCAAAACCTTTATCCTTAAAATACCCCGAGAGGTTAGGATCTGCTATATTAGAAACCTCAATAATCAATCGGGCAGGCTCCGATGGAGTACCTCCATATTGCTGATTTGCCCAAGTCATAAATGTTTCGGGAACCAATATCGAGTTTATCCGGTTCGAAAAACCCACGATACGCCCTTTCATCTGCTGCCTGAGACCGTTTTTTCCTGTTATAGATATATCAAGATTAATCAATCCTATTAATTGTTCCGAAATTCTCGGCATAGAACTAGCTTGTGCAAAGCCGAAATTATACAGGTCTAAATAATTTTTAGGAAGAATAATGGGAACTGTATTGTCAACAGGAGAGAACCTCCAATTGTCGGATGTTACATCGATAAACTGATCGGGAACCGATTCGAAAAACATTTCGGTATTAAATGCAATACCAAGCTTCTGGCTATTAAATCCACCGAATACATTAAATTGCGACGGTGTAAAAGCCCCTACATTTTTCACAAACGACTGTTTCTTCAGATCGTCTATTTCGTTTTGACTAAATCCATTGGATCGTGACGATAAACCGCCCAGAATTCCTACTTTTTTAGTTATCGTCAAATAGTCCTCTTTAAGAAGTTTGTCTTTTCCGGTAAAGAGTGGATTGATATCAAAATAAAACTGAAAGGCCAGTAAAACAATACTCATCCCGATAAGGCTGGCAACTGCAAAACCGATTAACTGGGGTTTACTTATATTTTCCCGCAATAATTTCCAGATCAATTTCATAGAGCAAAAGTTTTAATGTACTCCAATGGCAGATTTTTCCCGATTGATGTTGCTATTATAGCTGCTCCCTGTTGCCATGCCTCTCTCTGAAGCAATACGGCCGCAATAGACGCATTTTCGTCATCCAGATGACTAATGGGTTCGTCCAGTATCAGAAAATCGAATGGTTGACACAAACAACGGATTAATGCAACACGCTGTTGTTGTCCCCAAGACATCTTGCCGACTAAAGAATGTTTTTTATTGGATATGCCCAACATATGGAACATCTCATCAATCTGATTATTTTCTTTATAATGGGTCAGATTATTCTTTAGTTGTACATTTTCAAGTGCTGTCAACTCAGGAAAAAGACAAAGCTCCTGAAAAAGAAGGCTGATATTTGTACAACGAATATTATCCCACTGTTTGGTCTTTAATTTGCGTATGTCTGTATCATCAAACAGTATTTTTCCCGAATAATCATCCCGGTAGCCATATATATAGCTGCAAAGCGAACTTTTCCCTGTGCCCGAGTTGGCTTCGACCAGATAATATTGCCCTTTTTCGAAGCTAAAGTCTTGCAACCAGACATCCGATTGCAAATCTCTTTCATTAGAGAAGATCTTAGGAACTGTATTATGGAAGACTATTTTATCCATCTTAATTTAAATCAGGTAACAGTCAGCAGTGACCAGCCAGCCAGAGTCTTAACCGATCACTGTGTATTGTTTGTTGTTTTATCTGAACATGCCTCCAAAACTGGATATTAACTGATCCAATTGTTTGCAAATAACGGCTAAGCTATTTTTATCTTTAGTAGCCAATTCGAGTCTGCCCACTCCTGTCAAATCTCCGGCACTGGCAAATTCATATTTTCCGAATTCACTCAAGAAGGGCCCGAAAGCCTGAAACGCCATATTATTTGTCATATACGATTGCAATACCTGCAAATCGCCCAACATCACAATAGACTTATCCTTGATAACATTCGAGTAGTTACTAGTCAGATCAGATGCTTTGAGGTTATTGTATACCACTTGGTTATTGGTAAAGAAAAACGTATTGCCGTTTGCTCCCCAATAAACATCTACATTGTTGCTGCTTATTTTAAAGTTGGTTGGCGATAGTTCTGTATATTTCATTTCACCATTAGCCAATTGTTGTTTAATAAAGCCGATCACCTCTTCAGGGTTAGTTATATCGGCAAAGAAAACAAATTCGGGAGTAGGTGCTCCCATGTCGCTAAAGATATCATCTTTCTGCTTCGTGGCAGTTTTAGAAGTTACCGCAAAAGTGATATCTCCATTCAAATCTTTCAAAATTTTCTGGATTTCATCCGATTCAACACCTTCGGGAAGTTCCTTAGTGAGTAATTCGATAAACCCTAATTTCTCTAAATAAGAATATGCACCCTCTCCTTTTACATTGGCTGAAGCCAGAAATAAAGGATCATTGGTAATATATTTCAGTTGATCGCCTTTAATGTTACCACTCAATTGAGCCAACAGGTCTTTAAATTTTTTCTCACTTTCAGGCGAATCATAAAAATATTTATTTTCAAATCTGACCTCTCCATTTTCGAAAGAAGTATATATACCTGTAGATACACCATCAATATCAGATAAGAATTTCTTAAACGGAATGGTTACATCTGTTGCCTTTGCTAACCCCGCTAAATCAGGAAGAGTCTTATCCATGCCTTTCATCGAAAAGAAAGTCGAGATATCTTTTTTGCTTTTCAGAAATTCAACAAATTCCGGATTCGAGTTTATACTTTTATCGGCACCTTGCTTCAATTGTACTCGAGCCAATTCTGCCAGATTAGGAGTTTCCTTCACATCACTTGCATTACCATAGGCTGATGCAATATCAACCAACAGCAACAGTTTATTACCGTTCCATGCTACACAGGTCTGCGATTCGGGAGCAACAGTATATATGCCTCCTTCTTTCTTTATATCTTGTTCTTGTACTAATGAGAATTTCACCAGTGCCTCTTTCACCTTATCGGCATTATTAACACCTGCCACTACTCCATAAACCTTGTAGTTTGTGTAGAAATACAAGTCGCCCTTCAGGTCTAAGCCCAAAGAGTTTGCATCATTCAGAAAGCTATCGAGCAACTTTATTGCAGCTTCGTCTTTCAACGTCACTTTATACATGCTTATAGCTTGTTGAATCATGGGGTTACTGAATATATCATA encodes:
- the rsmA gene encoding 16S rRNA (adenine(1518)-N(6)/adenine(1519)-N(6))-dimethyltransferase RsmA, which gives rise to MGDVRAKKFLGQHFLKDLQIAKQIADTLDDFSDVPIIEVGPGMGVLTQYLLEKNRDLTVIEIDRESVPYLNQHFPALKGHIIEGDFLQLNPTDIYPDQFCIIGNYPYNISSQIFFKVLDYRKHIPCCSGMLQKEVAERIASKPGKKAYGILSVLLQAWYDIEYLFTVSETVFDPPPKVKSAVIRLVRNNRESLGCDEKLFKTVIKTSFNQRRKTLRNSMKPLLGKDNAIYTDPIFERRPEQLSVEEFVYLTNLTREHMPQGAEDAGIRRKE
- the corA gene encoding magnesium/cobalt transporter CorA, with the protein product MSEVRLFYHKDNVIRISRSIEFLKTNPIKNFLWIDLNNVDEEIENELEDYLKIYIQEEEEMIEIEMSSRYIETYDSLVVNFNFLRPNFEKELVSFILKNNILITVRDEDLTSFQETVKKISANPRNYPTGYHVFVALLETRVEVDADMIEEMTQKITTLSNTLTMEEADEELLMEIKDLQEKTMMLRENIIEKQRAVSSMLKSELINRELHGKLTIIVKDINSLLEHIKFSFDRLDYLQDTFLGFVNIEQNKIIKIFTIISVIFMPPTLIASIYGMNFDIMPELKWDYGYVVAIGLMLASSGGILVFFRRKRWL
- a CDS encoding tetratricopeptide repeat protein, with amino-acid sequence MKLRLKYLFCLLIGLSLFSCQKDDSQEKLLEQAQNSLVIGKPDITLNLLDSIKNPEKMDKDDYMKYIVAYVGAKKETKADITKDTLIFEAQSYFNNEGDAQNSALANYYSGWVYYVNNKLPQSLESFMYSANAADKSQNYLLAAKSFNNVGYIYYKENLLDSAICNYKLALTYYGKLENISQLEIETFTNVGLSYEESNKFDSAYFYYNKALNKSVDVNNEKYQSFSLQNLGVLCYKIKEYEKAIKYFESALNLSFTDEENIRKMRISLLDIYNKKGDTKSAKQYADLVIADLPEVTYKYTAKEMYAALTEYYKQLGDYKQAFEYSELEKITKEQIAKEADAPALLAADKNYYLVKKEREVQEFKSHINFLLIIGLIVFCVLFAFVLFIWRNHKKDKAEIRECADKYEILRGLIYSMGKEYPQIEAEIKSMLADD
- a CDS encoding ABC transporter permease; the protein is MKLIWKLLRENISKPQLIGFAVASLIGMSIVLLAFQFYFDINPLFTGKDKLLKEDYLTITKKVGILGGLSSRSNGFSQNEIDDLKKQSFVKNVGAFTPSQFNVFGGFNSQKLGIAFNTEMFFESVPDQFIDVTSDNWRFSPVDNTVPIILPKNYLDLYNFGFAQASSMPRISEQLIGLINLDISITGKNGLRQQMKGRIVGFSNRINSILVPETFMTWANQQYGGTPSEPARLIIEVSNIADPNLSGYFKDKGFEISGDNTTASKMSFFLKIIIGIVVSVGVLICVLSFFILVLSIYLLLEKNMNKLRTLRLIGYSKSIVVKPYEWLAVGLNLVILALSLAITFVVRAQYLHFIGKLLPLAEARFSVYTLLIGITIFVLLSLLNILIIRRKVK
- a CDS encoding ATP-binding cassette domain-containing protein; the protein is MDKIVFHNTVPKIFSNERDLQSDVWLQDFSFEKGQYYLVEANSGTGKSSLCSYIYGYRDDYSGKILFDDTDIRKLKTKQWDNIRCTNISLLFQELCLFPELTALENVQLKNNLTHYKENNQIDEMFHMLGISNKKHSLVGKMSWGQQQRVALIRCLCQPFDFLILDEPISHLDDENASIAAVLLQREAWQQGAAIIATSIGKNLPLEYIKTFAL
- a CDS encoding DUF4836 family protein, producing the protein MTSKKLLSFFLGVLFIFTSCSDSKDPKDAIPADANYVVCVDAKSLVTKSEYDIFSNPMIQQAISMYKVTLKDEAAIKLLDSFLNDANSLGLDLKGDLYFYTNYKVYGVVAGVNNADKVKEALVKFSLVQEQDIKKEGGIYTVAPESQTCVAWNGNKLLLLVDIASAYGNASDVKETPNLAELARVQLKQGADKSINSNPEFVEFLKSKKDISTFFSMKGMDKTLPDLAGLAKATDVTIPFKKFLSDIDGVSTGIYTSFENGEVRFENKYFYDSPESEKKFKDLLAQLSGNIKGDQLKYITNDPLFLASANVKGEGAYSYLEKLGFIELLTKELPEGVESDEIQKILKDLNGDITFAVTSKTATKQKDDIFSDMGAPTPEFVFFADITNPEEVIGFIKQQLANGEMKYTELSPTNFKISSNNVDVYWGANGNTFFFTNNQVVYNNLKASDLTSNYSNVIKDKSIVMLGDLQVLQSYMTNNMAFQAFGPFLSEFGKYEFASAGDLTGVGRLELATKDKNSLAVICKQLDQLISSFGGMFR